AGCCACCTTCTGTACCACTCCTGTAGGACTGAAGCCTAAAAATACCTATGTGGGACAAGCCACAGGCTGCCACAGTGGAGACGCCTGGATCCTCACTGGCAGCTGTGTCGGCAGAGCTCTACAGAGCCCAGCACAGTGACTAGatgaggcttcctcaaccttggccctccagatgttttgagactacaatttccatcatccctgaccactggtcctgctagcttgggatcatgggagttgtaggccaaaaacatctggagggccaaggttgaagaagcctggacTAGATCCTGGAGGTGGTTACACTTGCTTAGTTTATAGTTCTATTGGGTTTAAGTAGACTAAATTACTTCAGGTCCACTTTCTCCAGTTTAACTCATTTGCAAGTTGGGTTTATGTTTAACAAATATTTGACCAAAGCAGCTCTATAAATGTACTAGCCGCAGCTCAATAAAatggagggttgtttttttaaaaaataacctaaTTTTCAGCACCATACCTGAAAGCTTTTCTTCCATGTTCATACTTGTGACACTTTATCTACAAACTTCAAAATGAAGTGAAGTATTAAAAAGAGCCTGGCAGAATTCATTAAATAGATAGATGAAGTTAATCAAAGTAATTATCTTCCTATTAAATGAAATGATTTAAATTAAGTAAGCATTTTCATTTTGTAACTTGCCAGTCTTTATAGAATCCTTTAACCACTGCTCAGACAAAATTTTAAACTTCCTTTTGAACGTTCTTCTCAGagtctttatctccttcaaatgAGCATGATCTCCACAGATTACATGGGACACACCCTCTTCAAGCTGTTGAACCACTTTTGCTCCATGAAATCGAAGTATCAGTGCTGCAGTTaatagttttgtttgtttaatccTAGCACCTGAATTACTCAATTCATCAGAAGGAGCCAGGTAAATCGTGTGCTGCCTGAACATACTTAGTGGAGAGCTTTCCCATGAATAACGTGCTTCTATGTCAGCAATTGCATCCTGAGAGATCTCTGCCTGAAAGTTATTCATTCTTGAGAACACCTGCTTTAGTTTGGCAATATCAGTATCACCTGTGTAACTATCACCATAGCAGTCATATTCACAGGCAaaatgttgttttgtttctggAGACATGTGAATCATGAAATCAAGCTGCCAGGGTACAAATGTTTTGGATTGAAAGCACTGTAAAAGCCACTCCGCTCTCACAACATCATACTTGTCAGAAGAAATAATATTTTTCACTCTGACATTCTCGATTCCTGCAATCACACAATAGGTGTCCAAACCAGGATTCTGGACTATGCTGCCGCCATATTCCGCTATTTTACTTTCCAGCTGATATTTTGAATAGTTTTGTGTCCCTGTCATAACACAAAACTCAACATCTTCAAATATACTGGAAATCTGGTTTACATTTGAAAGATCAGGAGCTTTAAAATGATCTATtaaaccaattttttttttaatcttgggCACAGTTTTACGTTTCTTTCCTTGTGGCTCATCATTATCTATATCAAAGTGCTTAGTCGCTAGCTTTCCACAAGCTTTACCTCTGAGTTGCTCTAGAATGTCAAGAGTCATACAATCATGCCATTCTTTATCTTCTCTTATCCTCTCAATACGAGGGAAACGTAATGTATAATCAGTTTTGTACATATCACTGCTCACAATCTCTGCTGCTTTAATCTGGACAATGACTGAATTACAAGGCTCAATATAGACTTCAGGCTTCTCAGTTCCACACAAGATATTAAAAGGAGGATCTCTTTTACGATAAGGTTTCCAATATTTGGCTAATTTCAAGCCAAGATCATAAAGTTCTTTCATAGTGTAACCAGAACCAACACGACAAATGGAGTGGAACACTGATGGTTTTTCACCAGGCGGAGGAGTCTCAGCAACTGCACATAAAAAATGTGACATCATGCCACCACGAAGACCTTTTCCCCAGTAGCCCCCAACAATTAAAAGGTCTAGTTCATCCATTAGTCCACTAACATACTCTGGTTTGATCTTGAACCATCCTTCCCCACGTTCGTCCGGCTTGTAAATTGACATGGGATCTTTTACCACAATTCCTTCTTCTCTGTTATCTATTGCTTCATTTAGAGAATCTATTACTTCTTTCCGAGTGTTAGCTTGATTTTTAGGAACAAACTGCAAACGACCTTCTATTGGTGTAAATATCTCATTCAGTTTCTCATATCTTTTGCTCAACATCTCATGACCCAATTTTTGGTTATTAACCATTAGAACATCAAACACACAGAAGCATGTCTGTAATTCTGAATCATCTGACATCTTTTTGATGTCAAATTTGCTACCCTTCTGTACAAAGTTCTGTGTGGTGGGATTGTAGGCCATCATTTCACCATCCAGAATGCAGTTCTGAATATTTTTGTTGAAGATATTATGAATAAATGGAGTCAATGAACCTTCCAAGGGAGAAGCTCCAAACTGTTGAGTATAATCATACCCATTTCGGGAAAAATACTTGTAAACATCTGCATCTTTGTGCATCTGCATTCGCTCACCATCTAATTTGGTTTCTATGTAAAAACTctggttgttcatttgtttttcaaTTTGTTGTACATCAGCAATAGCAGCAAGCATCGGTTTAAAGGCAGAAAATAATGTAATAGAAACATCACTAAGAAATACAGAAGGATTGTGTAACTGTCTACAGACTTTCTCCAAATCAGTTGTAACATTATGCAACTTTGAAGCTTCAGGATGAAAGATGGAAAGTAAGGTTTGCTGGCTGACACCAAGTTTCAAATCTTTTATGATCATCCTGATCAACCATTTCTGTTCAAGTGCTGAACTCTGAGTTATTAACTGAAGAAGGCTCTTCTTGACCAGATCCCTCCTTTTGGCAGCATTATTATTAGAAATGGAATCTAAAATATCGTTCACTTGCTTTATGGTCAGTTGACCTTTCCTGGGACACCTTTGTTTCAACACAAAATAGGCAATCATAGCAAAGTCTCCAGCATCTCCCCGTGAGCCAGTAGGTGTTCGATAATTTAAGAGTTTTAAAGCATCTTTTCCATCTTTGGGTAAATTTAAGAGCTCAATATACAGCTTAGCAAGCATGGTTTCTTTAATTCCATAAGCCATCCTTTCTCTTTCCAACTGTGGAAGAATAAGCCTCATTGCTGGATAAAAAGAATCTGCtacatctttttcatttttatgaaGCGCATCATGATATTTCCTCCAGGAATCTAAAAACTCCTTGAAATTCTTGGTTTTCTCAGGTCGggatttgcatttttgtattcgTTCTAATGTTGAACAGAGATCTTCAAAAGGAACTTGTGATGCCACAGTTAGTTGGGAAGGAGAACAGGAAGTAGAGATGGAAGACATCTTGAGTATTTcactacaaaaagaaagaaaatggcaagCTTGTTTTCAAATAGTACAACTCCCACTGTATTCCTGCTTTTCCTTGAATCAGCAACAGCTCTacatttaaaatgaattaaaatctcAGTTTTATTACAcaacgttaggtccagtcatggatgaccctggggttgcgtgctcatctcgctctttaGTTTAGAAAAATGGTAAGATGATacatacatctttttttttttgtatgccatCTATGCATGATGTGGTGATAGCTGTGGAGGGATTTAAGAAGTTTTTCTCTTATCATAACTCAGGGCCACcctgtgaagctgaatgttggaaagaaaagcaaaaaagtactttttcacacagtgcacaactaaactatggaattcattccTACAAGACATAACGCTGACCACCAAatctgatggctttaaaagagcattagataAATCCATGGAGCCATAATGGGAATGTTCTACCCCCCACAGTAAGATGCAATTTGCCTCTTCATGCTAGCTGCTGTGAATCGCAAGTGAGGAGACAGAGGGCTGTTGCTCTCATCTCCTGTGTGGGCATTTCTTCCACAGCGTTAGCCACTGAGAGAACCCAGGTGCTGGACTTGAGGGGTCAGTGGTCTGGTCTTGCAATGGAGTGGCCGAaaagggagagagcaagagaCACACATGAAAAACGAGAGAAAGAAGCATCTCACCGTCTGGATAGGTCGCATTTCCAGGTTCATACTAGAGAACAATGTTGAAATATCTTTACAGTTTTAACGTGTGGGAGGAGCACGACGTCGCAGACGCCGATACAGAAATCACATGCTGACGTGGCTGGTGTGTCCAGGCCACTTCGGGGGCCCCTGCGGGCGAAGGCGACCCAGCAAGAGCAGCCCGGGGGCTTCTCCTCCCACGACCTGCCTTGGGCCTGAGGCGCCGGAGGGTCTGCCTGGCACGCAGAAGGCAGCTCCAGTGAGAGACCCGGCGGAGCCGCAGCCGGCCTGCTGGGCCCAGGGCTCTGGCTCGGAACGAGGCGGCTTCCCCGTCCCTCCCTTCTCACCTCGACGAGCCTCCGCTTCTCCTCGTCCACCTCCGCCGCTCGCACAGAGACCAAAGCACAGCCTGACAGGAAGAGCGGGCTTTCtgctctgcgcatgcgcgtgtgcGAAACCTGGCCTGTTCTCGCGGGGTTTCCTTCTGCCGCGCTTCCCTGATAGGCTCCGTCGCGGCGCTCGTTGGAAACCTTTGCCCTTCGAACTTTGACCCGGAAGCGTTGCCGTCCGTGCCGGTTTCCCGGAAGTGGTGAGTGGGCGAGGAGATTCCCggccggggggcggggaggacgaCGGAGGAGGCGGGAGCGGGGCGCGGGCATGTCCCGCCCGGGACCGCGATGAGGTGGGCGCGTCGGGGCTCCATCCGCCCGAGCGGAGCAGCGGAGGCTCAGGTAGGGGCGGCCGGGAGCCGCGGGACTCTCTTCTCTGCCCTGCGCTCCTCGCCGAGGACGGCCTCGTCCCCCGCCTGCCCTGCGCCAGCGCCCGGGAGCTCTCGCCTTCCGCCTCGCAGCAGGTAGCGAAGCGCGGCTTGCCTGGCGCTTCCTGGGCAGGGCGGCGGGGACGGCTCTCGGTGCTGCAGGAAGGCCCTTTCTCGCGGCTGACCCCTGCCTCGCCC
The Podarcis muralis chromosome 1, rPodMur119.hap1.1, whole genome shotgun sequence DNA segment above includes these coding regions:
- the LIG4 gene encoding DNA ligase 4 isoform X1, with the protein product MEPRRAHLIAVPGGTCPRPAPASSVVLPAPRPGISSPTHHFRETGTDGNASGSKFEGQRFPTSAATEPIREARQKETPREQARFRTRACAEQKARSSCQAVLWSLCERRRWTRRSGGSSSEILKMSSISTSCSPSQLTVASQVPFEDLCSTLERIQKCKSRPEKTKNFKEFLDSWRKYHDALHKNEKDVADSFYPAMRLILPQLERERMAYGIKETMLAKLYIELLNLPKDGKDALKLLNYRTPTGSRGDAGDFAMIAYFVLKQRCPRKGQLTIKQVNDILDSISNNNAAKRRDLVKKSLLQLITQSSALEQKWLIRMIIKDLKLGVSQQTLLSIFHPEASKLHNVTTDLEKVCRQLHNPSVFLSDVSITLFSAFKPMLAAIADVQQIEKQMNNQSFYIETKLDGERMQMHKDADVYKYFSRNGYDYTQQFGASPLEGSLTPFIHNIFNKNIQNCILDGEMMAYNPTTQNFVQKGSKFDIKKMSDDSELQTCFCVFDVLMVNNQKLGHEMLSKRYEKLNEIFTPIEGRLQFVPKNQANTRKEVIDSLNEAIDNREEGIVVKDPMSIYKPDERGEGWFKIKPEYVSGLMDELDLLIVGGYWGKGLRGGMMSHFLCAVAETPPPGEKPSVFHSICRVGSGYTMKELYDLGLKLAKYWKPYRKRDPPFNILCGTEKPEVYIEPCNSVIVQIKAAEIVSSDMYKTDYTLRFPRIERIREDKEWHDCMTLDILEQLRGKACGKLATKHFDIDNDEPQGKKRKTVPKIKKKIGLIDHFKAPDLSNVNQISSIFEDVEFCVMTGTQNYSKYQLESKIAEYGGSIVQNPGLDTYCVIAGIENVRVKNIISSDKYDVVRAEWLLQCFQSKTFVPWQLDFMIHMSPETKQHFACEYDCYGDSYTGDTDIAKLKQVFSRMNNFQAEISQDAIADIEARYSWESSPLSMFRQHTIYLAPSDELSNSGARIKQTKLLTAALILRFHGAKVVQQLEEGVSHVICGDHAHLKEIKTLRRTFKRKFKILSEQWLKDSIKTGKLQNENAYLI
- the LIG4 gene encoding DNA ligase 4 isoform X2, which produces MSSISTSCSPSQLTVASQVPFEDLCSTLERIQKCKSRPEKTKNFKEFLDSWRKYHDALHKNEKDVADSFYPAMRLILPQLERERMAYGIKETMLAKLYIELLNLPKDGKDALKLLNYRTPTGSRGDAGDFAMIAYFVLKQRCPRKGQLTIKQVNDILDSISNNNAAKRRDLVKKSLLQLITQSSALEQKWLIRMIIKDLKLGVSQQTLLSIFHPEASKLHNVTTDLEKVCRQLHNPSVFLSDVSITLFSAFKPMLAAIADVQQIEKQMNNQSFYIETKLDGERMQMHKDADVYKYFSRNGYDYTQQFGASPLEGSLTPFIHNIFNKNIQNCILDGEMMAYNPTTQNFVQKGSKFDIKKMSDDSELQTCFCVFDVLMVNNQKLGHEMLSKRYEKLNEIFTPIEGRLQFVPKNQANTRKEVIDSLNEAIDNREEGIVVKDPMSIYKPDERGEGWFKIKPEYVSGLMDELDLLIVGGYWGKGLRGGMMSHFLCAVAETPPPGEKPSVFHSICRVGSGYTMKELYDLGLKLAKYWKPYRKRDPPFNILCGTEKPEVYIEPCNSVIVQIKAAEIVSSDMYKTDYTLRFPRIERIREDKEWHDCMTLDILEQLRGKACGKLATKHFDIDNDEPQGKKRKTVPKIKKKIGLIDHFKAPDLSNVNQISSIFEDVEFCVMTGTQNYSKYQLESKIAEYGGSIVQNPGLDTYCVIAGIENVRVKNIISSDKYDVVRAEWLLQCFQSKTFVPWQLDFMIHMSPETKQHFACEYDCYGDSYTGDTDIAKLKQVFSRMNNFQAEISQDAIADIEARYSWESSPLSMFRQHTIYLAPSDELSNSGARIKQTKLLTAALILRFHGAKVVQQLEEGVSHVICGDHAHLKEIKTLRRTFKRKFKILSEQWLKDSIKTGKLQNENAYLI